The Deltaproteobacteria bacterium genome segment GGCGCCGACCGCCGAGACCGCGCTCCTGCAGCGTAATCGACTCCTCAGCGGTCAGCTCGGACACCATGGCCTGGAATCCGACAACGGTCTTGTCCTTGATCCGTATCACCCGGCGCCGGCCGACGACGAGCTGCCCTTTGATCCCCAGCGCATCGAGCTGCCGCTGCGCTGCCTCGCGGAACGGCTCCGCTTCCTGAAACCCCTTGATGTTCACCAGCCGCGCCCGTAGCGTCGCCGCCGGTGTCAGCGCGCGAACCTCCGGCACACCGATTCGGAGCACCGCGCCGTTCACGTCGAGCGGCTTACCCGCCAACGGTAACACCTCGCGAATCCGATCCGCCGGCAGTCGCAGACGCAACCGCGATCTGCCTGCCAGCTTCAGCTCGTTCCCAATACGCAGCCCTGTGAGCGGATGGACACCCAGCCACTTGGCCTCGTGAAACGCCGGTAGCACGCGCGACAACGCCGCGTACAAGGCGTAGCCATGATCCAACAGCACGCCGGACCCCGTCATCCTGAAACACAGGTCAACGCACGCATCGTTCATCGGTCAATCCAGGAACCACATGCCGACGGACCATCCATTCTGTGACCCTCCGCCCTCCGATCGTCTCGTCTGATAACCGGACCACGCAAGCGGTGACAGAACCTAGCGAATTCCACCCACGCCATGCAAGCACTGCCAACTCGCGAATCTGGTCGGGGTGTGCGACAAATCTGTGGGGAACGTGCAG includes the following:
- the cas6 gene encoding type I-MYXAN CRISPR-associated protein Cas6/Cmx6, whose product is MNDACVDLCFRMTGSGVLLDHGYALYAALSRVLPAFHEAKWLGVHPLTGLRIGNELKLAGRSRLRLRLPADRIREVLPLAGKPLDVNGAVLRIGVPEVRALTPAATLRARLVNIKGFQEAEPFREAAQRQLDALGIKGQLVVGRRRVIRIKDKTVVGFQAMVSELTAEESITLQERGLGGRRRMGCGIFVPVHGAERDGTNG